The Streptomyces sp. NBC_01244 genome contains a region encoding:
- a CDS encoding ABC transporter permease, which produces MSAPTPSGTRPSERAAEPGAEPRAGFADLLAAEWIKMRSLRSTYWVLVLSAVVAIAINVNAVHSDFPYIDQPHPPLPGEPPHLYDPLFHGLNSIAVDVMALAAASFGAITIFGEYTTGMIRTTFAAVPDRRAVITAKVALVAATTLLLGALVSATSFFTINAMLASRHVGLSIHDPGCLRAVVAYALVIPVCALIGMAFGAVLRHATASIVAVVGILFILPLLFGGDRYRALREIGNHLPLAAQARLSLNPDSYTSLGAHPGTITGSWTALAAWALVSVTVAVTVVRRRDV; this is translated from the coding sequence ATGAGCGCGCCGACCCCCTCCGGTACCCGGCCGTCCGAGCGAGCGGCCGAACCCGGGGCCGAACCCAGGGCCGGATTCGCCGACCTGCTCGCCGCCGAGTGGATCAAGATGCGCTCGCTCAGGTCGACCTACTGGGTGCTCGTCCTCAGCGCCGTGGTCGCGATCGCGATCAACGTGAACGCCGTCCACTCCGACTTCCCGTACATCGACCAGCCGCACCCCCCGCTCCCCGGCGAACCTCCCCACCTGTACGACCCGTTGTTCCACGGTCTGAACAGCATCGCGGTCGATGTGATGGCACTGGCGGCGGCCTCCTTCGGCGCCATCACCATCTTCGGCGAGTACACCACCGGGATGATCCGCACCACGTTCGCGGCCGTTCCCGACCGGCGTGCGGTGATCACGGCCAAGGTGGCCCTGGTCGCGGCGACCACGCTGCTGCTCGGCGCCCTCGTCTCCGCGACCTCGTTCTTCACCATCAACGCGATGCTGGCGTCCCGCCACGTCGGGCTCTCGATCCACGACCCCGGCTGCCTGCGGGCCGTCGTGGCCTACGCGCTGGTCATCCCGGTCTGCGCACTCATCGGGATGGCCTTCGGAGCCGTCCTCCGCCACGCCACGGCTTCGATCGTCGCCGTCGTGGGGATCCTCTTCATCCTGCCCCTGCTCTTCGGCGGCGACAGGTACCGGGCCCTGCGGGAGATCGGCAACCACCTCCCGCTCGCCGCCCAGGCACGTCTGTCCCTGAACCCGGACTCCTACACCAGCCTGGGCGCCCACCCGGGCACGATCACCGGCTCCTGGACGGCGCTCGCGGCCTGGGCGCTCGTCTCGGTGACCGTTGCCGTGACGGTCGTACGGCGCCGGGACGTCTGA
- a CDS encoding endonuclease/exonuclease/phosphatase family protein, producing MTRNLYLGADLAPVLAATSPQGLVAAVTGAWANVQATNFPERAEALADEIADSDPHLVGLQEAVLWRSQTPAGPGSATHVEYDFLQILLDELSARGKHYTAVASVTVGSDFEAPRSTPTGLQDIRLTDRDVLLARTDLPAHNFSVANPQAARFQSHVPICRPVLGCPPNPALRVERGWVAADATLRGHTTRVVTTHLEPAAPAVQEAQTGELLAGPLNTTLPTVLLGDLNSAAGGVGATPGTNTQSHNRLLAAGFTDAWTATRPRDPGFTCCQAPNLLNPSSALAQRIDYVLFRGKFTALTTHRVGHARTDRTPSGLWPSDHAGVRSVLKLR from the coding sequence ATGACCCGCAACCTCTACCTCGGCGCCGACCTCGCGCCCGTTCTCGCCGCCACCAGCCCCCAGGGGCTCGTCGCCGCGGTGACCGGGGCGTGGGCGAACGTCCAGGCGACGAACTTCCCCGAGCGAGCCGAAGCACTGGCCGACGAGATCGCCGACAGCGACCCTCACCTCGTGGGCCTCCAAGAAGCCGTGCTGTGGCGCAGCCAGACGCCTGCCGGGCCGGGCAGCGCCACCCACGTCGAGTACGACTTCCTGCAGATCCTTCTCGATGAGCTCTCCGCCCGGGGCAAGCACTACACGGCCGTGGCCAGCGTCACCGTCGGCAGCGACTTCGAGGCCCCGCGCTCCACGCCCACCGGTCTGCAGGACATCCGCCTCACCGACCGCGACGTGCTCCTGGCCCGCACCGACCTGCCCGCACACAACTTCTCCGTGGCCAACCCGCAGGCCGCCCGGTTCCAGAGCCACGTGCCCATCTGCCGACCCGTGCTCGGCTGCCCGCCCAATCCGGCCCTGCGGGTCGAGCGCGGCTGGGTCGCGGCCGACGCCACGCTGCGCGGCCACACCACCCGAGTGGTGACCACCCACCTCGAGCCCGCGGCCCCCGCCGTCCAGGAAGCACAGACCGGCGAACTGCTCGCGGGCCCGCTGAACACCACGCTCCCCACCGTGCTGCTCGGCGACCTGAACTCGGCCGCCGGCGGAGTCGGGGCGACACCGGGAACCAACACCCAGAGCCACAACCGCCTCCTGGCCGCCGGATTCACCGACGCCTGGACCGCCACCCGCCCCCGCGACCCCGGATTCACCTGCTGTCAGGCCCCCAACCTGCTCAACCCCTCCTCAGCCCTCGCGCAGCGCATCGACTACGTGCTCTTCCGCGGCAAGTTCACGGCGCTGACGACCCACCGGGTGGGCCACGCCCGGACCGACCGCACCCCGTCAGGTTTGTGGCCCTCCGACCACGCCGGCGTCAGAAGCGTGCTCAAGCTGCGCTGA